TTCCCACCACTCGTAATCTTCTTGACTTTTGACTGCTCTTGCATGCTCTCACCTCaagcctttttttaaattaatgttaCCACAAAAACGACCACATTTCTGAGCAGAAGAAGCCAAACCACAGAAACCTGCACTCTTTTCTCCTTTCCCCCTTCCCCTTCCTAGTAGGTCGGTACTTAAGCGGGATTTTATGGATCAGGGTAAGTGGACGCAACATGCTTCGAGTTCTAGTCCTtgtccaaaaaaaacttttaatttgtacattttattgtcgccatatttttttttttcattttcatttcgcagCCTGTTCCAGCGAATCTAAATCTTTTCCTTATCTGTGCTTGGATGCCACGTTTATAGTGACTTTGTTTAAGGAAGGGTACGGTTTCTCGGACGATAGACCATTAACGGTGGGTGTGGTAGACGTTCTTTTCCTGTGATGTTCGCCTGgtatcagtttttcaaagggtggatagcacTAATCTTTGGTTAAATCGCTATCCACCTGATAAACAATGACACGGCTGACAACCTTTTGTGCTAATGTATTTTTGCGCGTTGTCTTGTTTGCagcttaaaaagaaaatccaTGATGTTGAAATTAGTTGGGCGTTGGGCGCAACTTTGGATTTGTTTTACAAGATGCCTTAAAAGCCAAGTCGCGCACCATAGAGGAGGCGCAGCTCCTTTAAACTTTTACGTACATACATGCGTGGAAATTTTAAGGTAGATAGTGAGCTTGAGTTACTTACCTCTCCGCGACAGAGCTGTAAAACGTCTGCGCATGCGTTTGGTTGACTCTTTCTGGCGCGTTTTCGATCGTTTGATCAATGAAAGTTTACCCCCTTAAACAACGTTGTTCTTGCGGGTGTTTTCTGGGCAATTACCACTTTTGACAAGATGGAATGTGACGAATTTGGAGAACAATCCAATTCAACAAGAAGTATCTGACATACCGAACACTTCATGCGTTGAGTTGTTTCGTgcacgaaaacaaatttttcagaagttgtACACCCTCTAAATTTTTCGAAAAGCAATTTTCCTTTATTAAAAGCTAGACCAAACTCTTATCTTTTCAGCGCCGaccttgttttttcactttaagcaCAGGTTGTTTTTTCCCCAACATTTTAAATGAGCGCGCGCTTGAGCCTACGTTCGATGCCGCAGGGCAATGACGTAGCCATTTGCGTTTTTCAGCTCTGCTCCACTCCGCTGCTATCTGGGAAATTCGACGCGCCGCGCCCTAAATAACCGCTGCGCAAAAAGACGGTGGGAATCTTGTTCTAATGCTCCTTGATGTGTTATTGACGGATACATATACTATTTTGGTCATGTAATGGTgttgttatttattaaaaGAATATCTTGATAGGGTTTGATCGCGGTCGGTCGGGATGAATGTAGCCCAACGATAATGTAATGAAGGCTGTATAAAAAGTGtgtaattaatatttttcacaAGGCATTCGGTCGGAAAAATTTGTTCTCCCTGTGAATAACatcaaatttggtcatttcgCGTGGCACGGCAGGCAAAtgtggcaaaatttgaaatgcacGAGCGGAGCTCACAGAGCGTGTAGAGTTATCGTTTGTGCTCATtaaaactattgttttgtgTAGCTCTCGTTGGTGTCGGTGCTTTCCTTGCTTAGGCTCCCTAATTGGAGATGATGTTTTGGCGCCACGAGGATTAGTTCTCCTCAGAACCAACGTGGGCAACTGCCGCTCAAGATGCCGAGACGAAAGTAGCTCGTCTTCAGGGCTAATTTAGATCTTATCTTGAAAATCAGCTTTTACTATCAAGGTATGTCATTTCTGGTTTCAACCCCGTGAGCAAGTATAGTTAAAGAATTTAGCATTTTAAACGATGTTTTCGTAAACGTGATGGGTTCttcacatttcaaaatgtcaaaaattggAAGTAGTAACTGCAAATAAGACCTCTCGGCATTCTTACgtagtttatttttaattcgAAATACTAGAGAGAACAATAGTGGCTTAAATCGAAGATTGAGGCAACAACAACGTCAGAgtgcaataattttattcgGCGGGGGTTAaagtacaggtcacaggtcattgttttaccaatacagagagtatcctaaacattcatcaaagctaaccttaggcctaaaaacttctgtttgggcctaattaggcctaaggttatcTTTGATGAATGTTTGGTGTACTTTCTGTAttgttaaaacaatgacctgtgacctgtacttTAGCCCCGCCGAATTTTATTTCTCATATACTGCTGCACCTGCAATACGAGTTTGAGCGCATTCCCTCGCCATTATCTGCAAAACATCAAAGCTTGagattttgataaaaacaTGGGCATACAGTTGTAAATCGTTAACTCTCCATGGCTACTTTGAAACCGTTCAACCCAACAAGCCATTTCAGAATATAACCGTCCACTCATTTGCATATTACCTTCTTTGTTTTAAGAACGAGACAAAAAACAGTAGACTCTATTCATATGCTTCTAAGTAGCCGGGTATTCTAAGGTTTAGCCCCGGCCAACAACGTATAACTTTTCCATGTGTCATTTTTACAGCGCAAACCGGCGAGATTAAATAGCAGCGAAATAGATAGAAATATAGGTACTGAATTAGTAATCGATCGCAATATGGAAGTGACGTTTTCATTGGCACAGCCATTGTCTCCTCGACAGTATAAAGAAAGCACGACCCCCAATAAACGTAGCGCCAAGAAACAATTGAAAGAAGGTAGCGAACTTGACCATACGAAGGCGTGCTTGAGGTGAATTTGGGACCGTCAAAGGCGACCACACTTGGGATACTTTAATCTCTCTTTCCTCATAATTAAAATACCTCCGGCAGACCGCATGCAAACCCATCTCCCTAATTAAGAGCTCTCTCAGAATACAAAATGATTATTGTGTCTTCGTTGACCCTAAGACTGGTTTCAATCAGTTCTCCTGTACTGGTGTGCCCTTTGTATGCGTCGTCCATGACAGTTGTAGTGGTAAGTGAACAGGGTCTTAAATCGAAACAAGATCAACCTTTGCTGTGGtttaaaacatattttgcTCTTAACAGTTCTTTTTCCTGCTTTTGTCTTCGAGTCGGCATTCTTTTCAGCCTTTAACCGATTTGACTTATATTTCGTTCTTGGTAATGATGTTGCATAATTCGAAAAGTCAAGTAACGTTACTTTTAATATTTCCTGTTTTCTGATCACTATCGCAAAGTATGAATATTTCATGAAACATTTGCATCTGTGCGCGCAATTTGAGCACGGTAGAGCCTGGTTACTGATTACGATTCATTTTAGAGCGTTTCCTGCCAGTACCGAAAGATTCGTGGATCGGCTAAAATGTGAACAAACCATACTGTTGCCGCAAAATAAATCCAGAATGTTCAAAttcataatttaaaaaaactcaAAGGGGGTGGGGCTTCATCCACTCAAGCTTGTACAAGGGTAGGGATGCTAGCAAACCTGCAGTCTTATAGTTACTACCTCTGATAATGTGGTTGAAGATCTGAAACATATTTTGGCAAGTTATACTGTAATTCTGACCGGCAATCCAGCATAAAAAAATCCTTATAATTACggagaattttaaaataatacaaaggaaattggCAAATAGGAGGGAAAAGATTATAGTTCAGTTTCAAGCGTCGCTTTTCACTCAGgcgaataactgttttagcaTGCACCATATAAACTGACTTCCTAGCCGAAAGTATTATGATTGTGTGGAGCCATTTGGTTTtttggccaatcagaatggatcTTGTTATATTTATCAGCGCTTTCAGCACATAagcgaggctaatgggtcattttgtATTGTTCCATTACTCAAGTGTAAgcaattgtaaacaaaaagagCTTTGAGTGCATTTTCAATTGCAATAACAGCCATTGTACTCCTGAAATTTTTATTAAGTGAAACATGAGACTCGTCCAACAAGAATATTAAAGATGCATTAATTTTCCTATGTCTCATACACAAAATGACACTTAACCATTCCTTACCGGATGCTTGTACTACTTGTTCCGGCAACTTGCTGCTGTTGCTTTAGTCTGGTTACTCTGTGACACCGTATAGTTCGAATGTACCCCAACTTCTTTAAGCTGACCAGTTAGAAAAACCCCAATAGATTTCGACATTAGAGTCACATTAGTGATAGCGGTGTCTCTATAGAGATTTTTGATCACGTGGTTACAAGACGAGGATAATTTTGACAACCAAACAAGAACTCTTGGAAGTTTCAATAGAGCAATATTCAAACTTtatcataatttgttttatcttaCATAAACAAGGAAGGTATTTTTCAGTAACTTGGGCGAACTATAGATAAGAAAACAACTTGATTCGCCAGTAAGGACATCGCTTTTTGTGTCACGTTCAAAGTTCTATAATTCCTTTGATACCAAAATTTTCCCTAAACTATTTGGCAGATCGGGCTCAAATTTTCGGAGATAACCGATATTGAGACGTTCGTTCGATAAAATGAGCGATTATTAGCTTTATTAGAGAACGAAAAGCCTCTGGTGATGTGTAATTGGAGATTTCCCTGTATATAATGAGAAAGCAATTGAGGGTTTAGGgttaaaatgtaatttagcGGAGTCCGCGAGACTGCAAAACAATCTTTTCAACGATCTTGCTTGGCAGTGAATCAAATCTGTCTGGTTTTTGCACCATTAACCAATCTTAACTAGATCAGCGGTAAGCTTCTGATGTCGTGCGCCATTTTCTACTTTTTAACCCACGGCGTTGAGTTAAATCAAAACAAGTTAAATAAGCTATTACGTGGTGTCTGAAGTGATATGGCAATTCTTTCATCCTTGAAAACTGTAGCTTCCATGTAGGATTAAATATTATACatattaatattaaatattaatattatacaaGAATATCAGATGAGTCACATGATGCTCGCAATGATGTGGTGATGTTGAATTTCTTTGGCTTCCTTGAAGTCGCGTCTGCAGAATTCTTCTTTCTTATGTGGTCGAAAAAAAGGCTCAAAGAAGGAGAAATCAGTCGGTTCACAAGTGCTTTCCAACTGAATGAAAAGTCGGTGTTTTGATTAATGTTCTCTCACATCTCCTTTTCAGTTATCTTTTATCGATTACTTATCACGACGTCCTTGCTTTTGAGTGTAGCTCGGATAAGATTCAGTTTCGTGTAAATAAAACACCGATGGTCTTGCTTGACTAATATGCTCATTTTCCGTGGGATGGACGACTGCTCTGTTTCTATAGTAACGGCAATACAAGACGAATATTGGTCGCCTAAATCCTTGTACATTTGATAGCAACATGAAAGGGTGCAATGCCGAGTTGAGCAAAATAAGCAACACTGTAAAATTGTATACATTAGAGCCATACACAATAGAAGAAGGAAAATACGTTAGTAAGTAGGTCGTGTAGTTGGGTAACCGACAAATCGTATGAACTATGGTTACCAAAACAAGAAGTCTTGTGATATTTTTCCGCGCGCGAATACGCGCAGCTCGTGAAATCTCCGTggcactcttttgttttttccagaGCATATAGATAATTCGAGAGTATAAAATGTACATGACCAATACGGAACTTGTTCCTAGCACAAAAATACACGCAACGTAGGCTCTGGAGGAAATCcaatttggccatttttcaatACAAAATTGTGTTTGCTCGTCATAAGCAAAAACGACCATTGTCGGAAAATTCGCCACAGCTGCGGTGATCCAGCAAAACGCGACAACTATCTTAAGACGAGCAGAACTGAGACTGGTGCGTTGATTTGTAGATTTGACTGAAGTGAAGCGTTCAACAGCTATGGCGATAAGTAGAAATGCTGAGGCTGTGGAGCTTATCCATAAAATACCGCTTCCTGTGATGAACTTACAAAAATAGTCACCAATTTTGCCTGTGGGGTGTCGAAATACCTCGCTGAACACATGTCGTGGCAGAATCCACAAACCAATGAAGATGTCGGAGATCGCcaagttgaaaatcaaattgttcaTGGGTATTGTTAAAGATTTACTCCGGTACATGGCGACACATAGAACCGCATTGGACGTTAAGCAAATCATGTCCAAGATGGAGAAAAAAGTTAATAGTGTAATATCGACTCCACTGCTCATGGTAATCCCCAAAGACTCGAGGTATATACAATAGGCCCTGTTGCATTTAACAGTTGCTTGGTGCCAGCTGTAACTCTGAAATGATAAGAGTTAAACACACAAATTTCTGAAAATGCACGGAATACTGAATTCAAAGAGAACCAGTTTCAATGCTACATCAAAAAGTCGCCAACAATATTGCCTTGGAAACCTCATGCATGTATCAGTAGGACATAGGACACAGTGAAGACTGCCTTTCAAGAAAGTCGAGGGATCTGAGTTTGCGCTGTCTTTCCTAATTTAGAACCAGGCAAAACTGCGTTCTTATCAGCCCAATCTAATGAATGTTAACTTGAATTCAGTTGCTTTAGatcttgttttccttttttacttGCACTATGAATTACTCATCAGTGtggaggaaaaataaaaagaaaaggaaaaaatctaATTAGTGTCTGCTTTCAATACACTGATTTTGCTAGGCGATTCACAAAACTAGGTTCTTCTTACGACCACTTCCCTGAACAACAACATTATAAATTCATGATATACTCTTAGTTCTAGATAGATGATTTTAGTAAATGAAATTGATGTACATACATTCGTCATAATCTTAGTTCATTGCTTACTTACAAAGTATAATACTGATTTCAGTCTTATGTCGCCCAGAGTTTTACTTTTATTGTCGTGCAAAAATTATATgcgctttctttcttttatttgcccATGAAACAGCTGTTGTTACAGAGAATAGCTTACTTTGGGCAAAGTCGCGATATCACTTAGAAACtccaacaaattaaaaaaaaatgaaagatttcgAGGCCCCTCTTTCACTTTTAATACTTCTGGTATGCGCCTAAAAGGTTTATGATTGATTCTTTTGTCATCGTCACGGTTAAATTTCgtttaaattttcttccatACATCTGGATAGGAAGACTTGGTAAATATATTTCGAGGAACAAACATGATCTCCTTCAAACTTCAAGGCGGAACGAAATTCGCTTGAAAGTCCACGGGAACGGACGCGAAATGTACCTCGATAATAGGAGAGAGGTGGTTCAGTGCCATTAAAATGAAACTACTACACGGACTATAAGTCGATAGAATGATTATAAGATGAACATAGTGTCCCTGTAAGACAAAGAATAAACAGATTGCAACAAATAAGTCACTTTTGGTTTGCAACCCACCGAGCACaatattttttctgtcttCCAATACAATAGGAGAACTTATAGAAACTCAGGTATTTTCTtagttaattattatttcaacgAACGACCGAAGGGTAACGTatactaaaaacaaaatttcaaattcttcaTCAAAGGGATCATTGAAACTAGAATTAGTGCGAATGGTTTAAAATTTCCGTTCAAACCAAACCTGCGATTTTTCAAGCTGCTTTTTACATGAATCATGTATGTATGTACTTACGCAACATTCGACTTCAGTAAAAGTAATTTGAAATCCGAAAACTTGCGTATTGGTTAATCAAGGGAGCTTCTTCCTTCACTTGTCGGCTTTCAACGAGTAAACATGTATTTAATTGTTAGACTCGTAACTGGAGCCTGTGCTTGGTTTTCTGTTTGAAACTCAGGAAAGACAGAGCACAGCAAATGAATGCATAGTTATGATATGGGTTTTATACTTTTCGCCTCCCTGTTGCTTCGAGATAAAAGTGCTGTTAACGAAACCCTACGCCTAAAACCTAAGTAATCGATTGTATAAgagaatggaaaaaaattatctttttctCCTGATACCAAACATAAATTTCCTCAATTAAATATAGACTCGACTTGGAAACGCCTGCCGACCGTTGTATTAGTACGCGGATGTAATGGAAATTTGCCGGGAGAATATACAGGAAACCTTCTCATTTGTTTGccattagtaaattttcattaACGTATCCTAGTACTCATGAGCTTGCATCTCATTGATACCCGCAAATTGTGCTCAAAGGTTAAGGAAGGTAAAATGTGTTCAAAATTCAGTCGTGATCCATGAACATACCACACTAAACGTGCTTTTAACCAGTTTTAAACTACAGCTCACTGCATTAAATTAATCACTGAAAAagatcttttaaaaaaatagatGATTTTTTTGTGCTAGCTGCGGCCAGTGGTGAAGTTTATGACATGAAATTTGGTTTGCTTTTCAATTCTGACGAAACTACAAACTTTCGTAGTCGGATCTGGGTTACATTTACCAGGTGGTGCTATTAAGTAAAGCCATAtctgattgtttttttttccattaccACAAAAAGTAATGACAAtacaatgaaatgaatcaaATGAGAAATCATGCTTACGGGTTAAGCGAAACGGTTGGagaaaacactgaaaacaaaatcttgaCTGATTGAAAATTGCGGTCAACGAATTTCTCTCAGCACGATTCCTCTTCTGATGTAACATGGTTCAATTAAACAGAAGCTGTCGACATGTCATTTAATACTTTAGTACTTGTCAATCGTTGTTGCTAAATCTTCAATATTTCTCACTgatatttgcattttgttttttttcctcaaatatCATCGAATACACATTGCGGACGTGTAACTGTGACCGTAGCGCGGTAactaaataattttgatttgcaGGAAAGTCTCTCATCCACTCTCCCTCCTGATGTCTTGATAGTCGTGTAGTACCTCATTAAAGTCGGCATTTCTAAATCTTTGAAAAGCACATCATGTGGGTAATATCTCCGTCTTTGTAAAATTATAACGACCGGGAAAATTTCACAGCTTTTATAAAAACCAATCCTGGAAACGAAATGAATACCTACCTCTAAATATTAGCTCTGATGAAATATCGTCGCCAGTAATCAGAATCATGAACATGATGCATGTTCACCTGCTGTAATGGGCACTCGGGTTTCTTGAATTGCAGGAATATAGTTTCACCATTTTAGTAATCATGCTTTTGTGCAATAGGTTTGAACGAAACATCCTGCTGTCTTTACTTTGATTTTTAACCCCATTCTCACGTTTCACTTGTTAgccataaattattttaaaaaaatatgttgactcttgtttttaaaaacatatccGGTGATAAATATTTGCGGAGAACTGTGCCAATGGCAATAAGTTTTGTCGTACTAATATAGAAATATTTTCTACGTGTTCCGTAAGAACTTATTTGAATTCACGTCACCAAATTTTATATTTCCTGTAAGCCGAAATCTAGAAAAGCAGACTCATAAAGTGAGCTATGTACAATACTCGATTATCTATTATCTTTAGAGTTTAAAAGCCACCGTCGGTCTTACAGCATGTAGTATTTAGTTTAAAGAACCTTAGTCACTATTGTTCTTCTAGGCCATCTAGCCTTCAGTGTACTTAGTCCTGaaattattttccatttattGGGGTCAATGAATCAAAgttatttatttctgtttttgacaCAATCACATTATAAAGTACTTCAGCTTTTTCTGCAGAAAAGAGGTTCaaattggatttttttcttggaaaacACTACGTGCATATTTTTGACGAAATTACCCTTCCTTTTCATAATTggtactattattattataatttcaagCTGACCCTGGGTGTCAGAGGAATGCTGTTCATTTCTTACTCTTTGTTCATACTGCAGCTCGTCTTAtctcaaaatgaaattgttttaCTAAGATCGGGGGAAAATTCAAAAGCTAGAGTAAATTTATGCCTTCAGGTCTCACAAGTTTTTAACGCCATAAAACTTAAACTTTCTCCTGCTTTCACCACCTCTTTTTCATTGCctttcgtttttattttatctaattctttcattttgttttccaataaaaaaattacttgttAGTCATTCTTTCACTTGTGATaccattaaattttcttttaactgaGTTCCTATTGTAAAAAcgtaaattaaaaaagaaaatgaaatttcgtAATTTCCGGTGTCAACGAATACAGTAGATGATTGTTGCTAACTAGAAACTTCGTtggttttcactagcgacGCAAGCACAAGCGGAAGCATAAGCGCAAGCATAATACTTTAgtgtcatgtgaaaaccaacAGCAACGCAAGCACAAGCAGCGAACgcaagcacaagcacaaggaaaaggaaaaaaatttgatcCTTGCAATTGTGCTTGCGCTTGCGTCGAGCCCGTTTTCACGGTGAAATAAGCGCTCTTGTGCTTGCGCTTATGCTTGCTtcgctagtgaaaaccaggcCGTTTAAAAACCGACGGTTTGGCCTTCATCTGAAGCTTCAAACTTCATCAGTTTGAAGCAAGTCTTTAGTCAGTAACAAAACTCATTGTGTCATGCTTCTGGAAAACTATATCATAGTCTTTAGCTACGAAGGGTGTTAAAACTTTTAGCGCCCTTTGTAGCTCTTGTATGGTCAGGAAACTTAAATTAACATTTTATCACTATCATCATCTATTTTGAGCGATAAAAGCAAGCCTGAATTTTCCGTGTTTAAAGACTACAGTGCCTTAACATTGgcttttttacattttaggaTTAGGAGTAATACAGTTCACCACAGACTCCCCAGGACCGTGATGTTGAAAGAAAGGTTAGTTTATTTTCATCACAGGTAACACATCATAACAGTAAGCAATGTACAGGTACTCAAAGGTTCCTGTAGTAAGCCCTCTTTCTTTGTTCAAGTTGAACACCTTTTTCACCTCAGACGTTAACTCTTCCGTTGCGCAACACCTGTTTACAAAAAAGTAGATCTAACTTTTATGATGGATCGTTCGGCCTTGATGCATTTGAGGGATATCAGTACCGAAATTATAGCGAAATTATATCTGTACCCCCAACAGCTGGACTTCGGCAGGCAAGCCTCGCTGATAATTAACGTATAATCAACGGAATTTAATTTGAATGGGTAATCGATCTACTATCATCAAATGTGTTAAAAATTGGAGACCATTACAACACAGTTGGTGAAGGCGACTCAAAGGCAAAGTGCTTCATTTGATTACTTCCTTTCCGATTTTCATGGCCTATCGAtgtaaatcaatgaaaaaaaatgaaatattcattGCATTTACCAGGATATCCGGTCAAAAGctcttttttcaaaagtttgaaaTTGATTATCAACTCTTGAAAGCGATTAAACAAGGATCCGCTTATACTGATCAGCTAGCTTTTAATGATGCTTCAAGATatgaaaaacgaaaactttttttttatctcgaGGTTTCTTGACAAGACCCCGTTTATTTTAAAGACAGTTAAGAATAGAATTCAGGAACCATAACTAGCTGGTTAGATTTCTAGGCTTGTCAGAAACGAACATTAAGTTGAAATAGAAAAATGGACGTATAAGTAGCTCAGTTCAACACGGAGAAGACCAAAATTAGTGGAAAATACAAGGAAATGCAACTCAAATGatttgcacgtgcgttttaTGTTTAGGAGTATTTCCTTGCCGGTTTTCTTCCCAGCAGGGACGTGAAATGGAAAACTTCGAAGATATGTGGACGGCTCGGTTTTCACGCCAATTTTTGTCTTGATAGTTGATGTTATACAATATGACACCTCGGTCAATTTGGAAAAATAGAAGTTGGTTCTTTCACGAGAGAGTGAGATTTGGGCGCATTTTAGAAGGATTTGTGACACTAAAATCACAGTTAAGACGCCGAAAAGGCCGAACATTTACCTGAAGAGACGTAAATATTATACGCATTGGAactcatttaattttaattgtaatCCGGTGAATCATGCTCCCTGCTGGTTTAAGGTTCTCCTCGTGGGACACGCCCGCAGTTGTGGTGTCGAGATAAATAAACGCACAAAACTACAGTATTTGAAAGAAGGAAATTCGACTCTCACAAGAGTTATCTCTGTGGTGTCTCCACAGCACTTACTGTAATTAGTAACACATCTCATTTCACTCAtaaattcttcttcttttgccGTCAGTTTGTAAGGAACAAAGCGCAAACCACGCGGACAAACGTTCAATACAAACCCATTTGAATTACTTGACGAAACTACTAATTAGAGATATTGAACCAACCATAATAAACGAATGTGTTGCAGTGAAAAGCTACATCTTTcccaaatttctttttactcAATTAAAATTCATCTATGTAGGTTTTTTTCACCATCATATTTTTAACATATTATATCTGTTagtatttaatttatttataattagcAGCAGACCCTTATTAATTAGGCTTTTTTTGGCGGGAGGGTGCGATCCAACGAGGAGATGGACCAAATGAGCCTCTAGGGGGATCCTGAGGCATGCTTCTCCGggaagttttgaaaattaggTTGTTCAGGAGCCGATACGAAGGAACATGCGACTCCACTATATCCCTGTTAAGGCGTTTTTACAGACcgatttaatttatttttagatcgaatttccctggaatgaggctcccgtgggagtgccatgactaTCACAAGAAAGTAATTGATATcgctgcgtcactggaccggagctgcctttctttcacaaaggAAAAGGTATAGttaaaatagatcagtctgtaaaaatgccgtgacacaGGCTTAGTGCGGTAGTTGCGTGCTCCttctcatcggctcctggttgTCCAAGACTGCATTACGTGAGTTTTAAAGTCAGTATGATACTACCATTTGCGTTCAACCGTGAAGTGTAAACGTTTTTCGTGcatgtttaattttcaaaCGAGACAGTTTCCCAGACAACTGGGACGATTGgacaaataaaaatgtttcgtTTGCAGCACGAAACTATGAATGTTTGTCAACCAAACGTGGCACGTTTTGTTCACATGGTGTGTAggtttgacaaaattaaagttaTCTTTTTAGGTTTGCGCTTCACATTTGACGCGCGTGCAAATTTGTCCCTAGTGCAAATCAAGGTCATCTATGACTACTATTCTTCCAAGCGGATCATTCCTTTTTTCATTGGGGAGGAGGAACTTTTGAGTACGATTTTCGAACTTTCAAGAAATGCATTGTAAGAGGAGTCCCTCATCTAGCCAAAATAACAAACCTCTCTATTACTTTGTATAACAATGAATGACGAAAATATCGAGGTCGACCTATCTCCAGGCGATGTAGAAAGTGCCACTCGCGTTTGGCACATCAGTTTTCAAGTTCGGAGCGGAAACGTTGCACTGTGGTgaaataaacatgaaagaGTAAACTGAcctatattaaaaaaattaatctgaACCAAGCAAACTAAGGATCGAGTTggacaacaaaacaatgaacGGGAAAGTAACGAAGTGCAGAggccgaacacagttttcGCGCGCCTTACAGATCCTGacagtaatggtaataggactgagtggaatccaattcggtctgtgatcaaaatcggacgaccgcgcagcgggagtccgatttgcttatcacgagtatgattacagaccgaattggacgacacgaagtcctattaccaattaatcataaaaattacaaataccgagaaaagaaaaatagccaagttatcTGAAAGCg
The DNA window shown above is from Acropora palmata chromosome 7, jaAcrPala1.3, whole genome shotgun sequence and carries:
- the LOC141885869 gene encoding galanin receptor type 1-like, with translation MSSGVDITLLTFFSILDMICLTSNAVLCVAMYRSKSLTIPMNNLIFNLAISDIFIGLWILPRHVFSEVFRHPTGKIGDYFCKFITGSGILWISSTASAFLLIAIAVERFTSVKSTNQRTSLSSARLKIVVAFCWITAAVANFPTMVVFAYDEQTQFCIEKWPNWISSRAYVACIFVLGTSSVLVMYILYSRIIYMLWKKQKSATEISRAARIRARKNITRLLVLVTIVHTICRLPNYTTYLLTYFPSSIVYGSNVYNFTVLLILLNSALHPFMLLSNVQGFRRPIFVLYCRYYRNRAVVHPTENEHISQARPSVFYLHETESYPSYTQKQGRRDK